A window of Gloeothece verrucosa PCC 7822 genomic DNA:
CGAAATCATTAGGGTTTGAGATTGTCCGCGATCCTTCGCAAGGCTGGCTTGGGACATAAAATCGTTGTTTTTAATTAGAGTGCGTAAGTCCTAATAAAAACTCAGGCAAAGTTAAGTAGAATTTTAAATGATTAATGAATGACTGGACACAAATAACTATTAAACTTTTTACGGCGACCTTGTTAGGAGGGCTTCTTGGATTAAATAGAGAACTTACAGGAAAATATGGCGGCTTTAAAACTAATGCAATAGTAGCTTTAGCCTCTAGTTCTTTTGTGATTTTAACTTCTATTTTTGAGCCATCTGAAGTGCCGCGAGTTATTACCGGAGTGATACAAGGAGTAGGCTTTATTGGTGGCGGCTTGATTTTTAAGGAAAATCGTACAACACGCGGCTTAACAGGTGCAGCCGAAATTTGGTTATCTTCTGCTCTTGGATTAGCTTGTGGTGTGGGATTGTGGCCATTAGCTGTTTTAAGTTTAATCTTCGCCCTAATAGTTTTAATTGGGGGTAAATTCTTATTCAATAAACTAAAAAATCGAGAAAACAGATAACTTTATTTTTGTTTACTTATTCAGATAATTGTTGCAAAATTTGCCTAATATTTTGATAATCTGTGACATTTCCTTGTTGACGGAATAAGTCGGCAGCAATTTGTAAATCAGAGATAGCTTGTTTTTTATTCCCCGTCTGGGCGTAGAGAATCCCTCGGTTAGCGTAGGCGAATGCTAACTGTGGGTTAATTTCAATCGCTTTACTATAATCAGACAGTGCTAATTCATATTCTTCTAATTCTTTGTAGAGAATGCCCCGATTGTAGTAGGTTCTTGCATCATCGGGGTTAATTTCAATCGCTTTATTATAATCAGACAATGCTTTTTTATACTCTTTTAATTCTTTATAAACAACGGCTCGGTTGTTGTAAGCTTGTGCATCCTCGGAATTAAATTCAATGGCTTTGTTATAATCAAAAAGTGCTTTATCGTACTCTTTTAAAGTTTTATAGAGATTGCCTCGATTGTAATAAACTTGAGTATCTTCGGGATTAAGTTGAATAGCTTTATCATAATCTGACAGGGCTAATTCATATTTTTTTAATTGAGAATAGAGAACACCTCGGTTATAATAGGCTTGTTCTAACAAGGGGTTAAGAGCAATTGCTTTATTATAATCAGATAAAGCTAATTTATACTTTTGTAAATCCGAATAAAGCAAACCTCGATTATTGTAAGTCCAAGGATGTTGTTTAATCTTTAAGGCTTCTTTGTAAGCTTCCAGTGCCAGAGCATAGTTTTTAAGCCGCTTCAAAACACCTGCCTGTTCAATATAATAAACAAACTCTCCAGGAGCATATTTAATGGCTTGCTGATAAGCGGTGCTTGCATCCGGATATTGTTCTAACATCAAAAAACAAAAACCTTGTTGTCGCCAAGCTTGATGGAATTTTGGGTCAAATTGAGTAGCTTTTTTAAAGTTAATAATCGCTTCAGGATATTGAAACTGATATAAAAATAATAAGCCTTTTAGATAATAAGCATTAGCACTTTTTGGTTGTTTTTCAATGGCTTTATCACAAGCTTTTATCGCTTCATTATATTGGGAAGATCGCCAAAGAGCATTACAATAATTCAGCCAATCATCAGCATTTGCCTCAGCCAGAGGAGCTTGTAAAGTAAATAATTGATGGCGGATTTGCTCAACTTGATCATTCGTTAACTCAGGCGGGTTTGAGCTTTCTACTGTTAACCAACTTGGCTGTATTTGCGTTTTAGATACTACTCCCATTAAAGTTGTAATAGAAACGCCTAAGCTTTGACCAAGATTTCCTTCTATGCCTGTATTAATTCCTATTACTCTTCCTTCGGAATCTAACACGGCTCCTCCGCTCATTCCTGGATAAGAAATGGCTGTATAAACTAAATCATTTCCCATTTCAGAAGAATATTGATCATTAGTAGTAAAAGAGGCTACATCTTTATGCCAAATTCTGCCGCTACTTAAATAATATTTTCCTTTAACGGTGGGAGGATTAGTATTTCCGGGAAACCCACTCACGAAAATCCATCCTTTTTTAAGTTGCTTTAAATCATTAATTTTTTCTAACCCTAAGTCATAGTTTCCTAATTTGGCGACTGTATAAGTTTTGGGGCTGGTAAATGCTAATACGGCCATATCTATGCCTTCTAAAATTTTAATCGTTTGATTATTAACGGGATATTTTTCGCCATCTGGAGTAAGTATTTGATAAGTTTCTTGGGAGTTTTGTACTACATGAGAGGCAGTTAATATATAATAAGTCTGTCCGTTTCGGGCAATAATTACTCCTGAACCGTTATCGTTATTACTTAGCTCGATTTTAACCGTTATTTGTTGAGCTTTTTGGTTAATATCAGCAAGAAATCCTGTATAATTGGAAACCGATACTGACGTTTCTTGATTACTAGCAATAAAATTATTGAATCTACCATTGATTTGCCAAATTTTTATACCCTGAGTTTGAGAATTTAACACCGGGATGAGTAAGAGCCAAGTAAACATAGGTAAC
This region includes:
- a CDS encoding MgtC/SapB family protein; the protein is MNDWTQITIKLFTATLLGGLLGLNRELTGKYGGFKTNAIVALASSSFVILTSIFEPSEVPRVITGVIQGVGFIGGGLIFKENRTTRGLTGAAEIWLSSALGLACGVGLWPLAVLSLIFALIVLIGGKFLFNKLKNRENR
- a CDS encoding serine protease, encoding MFKLSLPMFTWLLLIPVLNSQTQGIKIWQINGRFNNFIASNQETSVSVSNYTGFLADINQKAQQITVKIELSNNDNGSGVIIARNGQTYYILTASHVVQNSQETYQILTPDGEKYPVNNQTIKILEGIDMAVLAFTSPKTYTVAKLGNYDLGLEKINDLKQLKKGWIFVSGFPGNTNPPTVKGKYYLSSGRIWHKDVASFTTNDQYSSEMGNDLVYTAISYPGMSGGAVLDSEGRVIGINTGIEGNLGQSLGVSITTLMGVVSKTQIQPSWLTVESSNPPELTNDQVEQIRHQLFTLQAPLAEANADDWLNYCNALWRSSQYNEAIKACDKAIEKQPKSANAYYLKGLLFLYQFQYPEAIINFKKATQFDPKFHQAWRQQGFCFLMLEQYPDASTAYQQAIKYAPGEFVYYIEQAGVLKRLKNYALALEAYKEALKIKQHPWTYNNRGLLYSDLQKYKLALSDYNKAIALNPLLEQAYYNRGVLYSQLKKYELALSDYDKAIQLNPEDTQVYYNRGNLYKTLKEYDKALFDYNKAIEFNSEDAQAYNNRAVVYKELKEYKKALSDYNKAIEINPDDARTYYNRGILYKELEEYELALSDYSKAIEINPQLAFAYANRGILYAQTGNKKQAISDLQIAADLFRQQGNVTDYQNIRQILQQLSE